A genomic segment from Propioniciclava sp. MC1595 encodes:
- a CDS encoding bifunctional ADP-dependent NAD(P)H-hydrate dehydratase/NAD(P)H-hydrate epimerase yields MEPIASAQSIRDAEAAWFAAHPGGDLMGEAASAVARTCAEVLAGREHLGVLVVAGPGNNAGDALFAASELGELCERRVPLWVWPVVDSTHTDGLDSALAEGAVVVDAAAALTLCTGVGLVLDGVSGLGGRPGLPDAVAAVARAAHEAGVPVVAVDIPSGLVADSPVAHDSFVADVTVTFIARKLAHVAEPAASRCGRVELVDIGVAPPAVDVWRVTADDLRAWYPWPGPTSDKYARGVVGIDTGTATYPGAAVLGVSGALHAGAGMVRYAGPARDEVLRAFPSVVAPVDPAEPGRVQAWVCGSGWPGGDADRLARRVDDWVPMVLDAGALDGLPAELPDGSVLTPHAGELARLLGVERSAVEADPLGHARRAAAETGACVLLKGASQYSVAPDGTAILAEPGPAWTATAGSGDVLAGMLGTLLAAGVPSLWAAALAASLQARAAAALPGPHTPEEVAARSLPGVVAALRT; encoded by the coding sequence ATGGAGCCCATCGCCAGCGCCCAGTCGATCCGCGACGCCGAGGCCGCGTGGTTCGCCGCCCACCCGGGCGGGGACCTCATGGGGGAGGCGGCCTCGGCGGTCGCACGCACCTGCGCCGAGGTGCTCGCCGGACGCGAGCACCTCGGCGTCCTCGTCGTTGCGGGACCGGGCAACAACGCCGGCGACGCGCTGTTCGCGGCGTCCGAGCTCGGTGAGCTGTGCGAGCGCCGGGTGCCGCTCTGGGTCTGGCCCGTGGTGGACTCCACCCACACCGACGGACTGGACTCCGCGCTCGCCGAGGGGGCGGTGGTCGTGGACGCCGCGGCCGCCCTCACGCTCTGCACGGGGGTGGGCCTCGTGCTCGACGGCGTCTCCGGGCTGGGCGGGAGGCCCGGCCTCCCGGACGCCGTGGCCGCGGTCGCCCGCGCGGCGCACGAGGCGGGCGTGCCCGTCGTGGCTGTCGACATCCCCTCCGGCCTGGTGGCCGACTCCCCCGTCGCGCACGACAGCTTCGTCGCCGACGTCACGGTGACCTTCATCGCCCGCAAGCTCGCCCACGTGGCCGAGCCCGCGGCGTCCCGGTGCGGCCGGGTCGAGCTGGTCGACATCGGGGTCGCTCCCCCGGCGGTCGACGTGTGGCGGGTCACCGCGGACGACCTGCGCGCCTGGTACCCCTGGCCCGGCCCCACCTCCGACAAGTACGCCCGCGGCGTGGTCGGGATCGACACCGGCACCGCCACCTACCCGGGTGCGGCCGTGCTCGGGGTCTCGGGCGCCCTGCACGCGGGGGCGGGCATGGTCCGCTACGCCGGACCCGCGCGCGACGAGGTGCTGCGTGCGTTCCCCAGCGTGGTGGCGCCGGTCGACCCCGCCGAACCGGGACGCGTCCAGGCCTGGGTGTGCGGTTCCGGCTGGCCGGGCGGTGACGCCGACCGGCTCGCCCGCCGGGTCGACGACTGGGTGCCGATGGTGCTGGACGCCGGCGCCCTCGACGGCCTGCCTGCCGAGCTGCCGGACGGCTCGGTGCTCACCCCGCACGCCGGGGAGCTGGCGCGCCTGCTGGGGGTGGAGCGGTCCGCCGTCGAGGCCGATCCCCTCGGACACGCGCGCCGGGCCGCCGCGGAGACGGGGGCGTGCGTGCTGCTCAAGGGGGCGTCCCAGTACTCGGTGGCACCCGACGGGACCGCGATCCTCGCCGAGCCCGGCCCCGCGTGGACCGCCACCGCCGGCTCGGGCGACGTGCTGGCCGGGATGCTGGGCACCCTCCTCGCCGCCGGCGTTCCCTCGTTGTGGGCGGCCGCGCTCGCGGCGTCCCTGCAGGCCCGGGCCGCCGCCGCGCTGCCGGGCCCGCACACCCCCGAGGAGGTCGCGGCGCGCTCCCTGCCCGGGGTGGTCGCCGCGCTCCGAACCTGA
- a CDS encoding acyl-CoA dehydrogenase — protein MTATAPARTSSLTATGEALRRALDGPFHDVKQRWRDEVTASDFVRDPDWDIPTAREWALDKLLALAARDFAIAGFPEAQGGRGTVAESVAHFEMLAMGDLSLTIKSGVQHGLWGGAVTNLGTQWHHETWLPGTITGEATGCFAMTELGHGSDVQSIETTITWIPEDGEFEVHSPTPGSTKAYIGNAATHGKWAAVFGQLIVDGENHGVHVIVVRIREEDLGAVEGVTCGDQGHKGGLLGVDNGTITFDHVRVPREHLLDRFGGVNADGVYESTIESRNARFFTMLGTLVRGRICVGGGAASGTRKALSIATRYALKRTQFRQPGLGEEILLLDYQTHQRKLLPNIAKAYAYGFAQNEIALQLERVTEAAGSDPTAARELETRAAGMKALLTRWANDTIQVCREACGGAGYLSENGLTMLRQDADVFATFEGDNTVLLQLVAKALLLDYKKTWGDMDMRGTAQATARMLGGTFLERTTAKAVIDRILSGSKSKDVGSRAWHIEMFEDREKHTVEGLAKRMRAAAKASDSFAAVNACQQHMLAAARAHTDRVVLEAFIEGIHECQDPYIASILGKVCDLYALATIEENRGWYMEHERFDGARSKAVTEAVDALCLDLRGKALELVEGLGVEEGWLNAAILD, from the coding sequence ATGACCGCCACCGCACCCGCCCGCACCAGCTCCCTGACCGCCACCGGCGAGGCCCTGCGCCGCGCGCTCGACGGCCCGTTCCACGACGTCAAGCAGCGCTGGCGCGACGAGGTCACCGCCTCCGACTTCGTGCGTGACCCCGACTGGGACATCCCCACCGCCCGCGAGTGGGCCCTCGACAAGCTCCTGGCGCTCGCCGCCCGCGACTTCGCGATCGCCGGTTTCCCCGAGGCCCAGGGCGGCCGCGGCACGGTCGCCGAGTCGGTGGCCCACTTCGAGATGCTCGCCATGGGCGACCTCTCCCTGACCATCAAGTCCGGCGTCCAGCACGGCCTGTGGGGCGGCGCGGTGACCAACCTCGGCACCCAGTGGCACCACGAGACCTGGCTGCCCGGCACCATCACCGGAGAGGCCACCGGCTGCTTCGCCATGACCGAGCTCGGCCACGGCTCCGACGTGCAGTCGATCGAGACCACGATCACGTGGATCCCCGAGGACGGCGAGTTCGAGGTCCACTCCCCCACCCCGGGCTCGACGAAGGCCTACATCGGCAACGCCGCCACCCACGGCAAGTGGGCCGCGGTCTTCGGCCAGTTGATCGTCGACGGCGAGAACCACGGCGTCCACGTGATCGTCGTGCGCATCCGTGAGGAGGACCTCGGCGCGGTCGAGGGCGTCACCTGCGGCGACCAGGGCCACAAGGGCGGCCTGCTCGGCGTCGACAACGGCACCATCACCTTCGACCACGTCCGCGTCCCGCGCGAGCACCTGCTCGACCGCTTCGGCGGCGTGAACGCCGACGGCGTCTACGAGTCGACCATCGAGTCGCGCAACGCCCGCTTCTTCACGATGCTCGGCACGCTGGTCCGCGGCCGCATCTGCGTCGGTGGTGGCGCGGCGTCCGGCACCCGCAAGGCCCTCTCGATCGCCACCCGCTACGCCCTCAAGCGCACCCAGTTCCGCCAGCCGGGCCTGGGCGAGGAGATCCTGCTGCTGGACTACCAGACCCACCAGCGCAAGCTCTTGCCGAACATCGCCAAGGCGTACGCCTACGGCTTCGCGCAGAACGAGATCGCGCTGCAGCTGGAGCGCGTCACCGAGGCCGCCGGCTCCGACCCGACCGCCGCCCGCGAGCTCGAGACCCGCGCCGCCGGCATGAAGGCCCTGCTCACCCGCTGGGCCAACGACACCATCCAGGTCTGCCGCGAGGCCTGCGGCGGCGCCGGCTACCTGAGCGAGAACGGCCTGACCATGCTCCGCCAGGACGCCGACGTCTTCGCCACCTTCGAGGGGGACAACACCGTCCTGCTGCAGCTGGTCGCCAAGGCCCTGCTGCTGGACTACAAGAAGACCTGGGGCGACATGGACATGCGCGGGACCGCCCAGGCGACCGCCCGCATGCTGGGCGGCACGTTCCTCGAGCGCACCACCGCCAAGGCGGTCATCGACCGCATCCTGTCGGGTTCGAAGAGCAAGGACGTCGGCTCCCGCGCCTGGCACATCGAGATGTTCGAGGACCGCGAGAAGCACACCGTCGAGGGCCTGGCCAAGCGCATGCGCGCCGCCGCCAAGGCGTCCGACAGCTTCGCGGCCGTCAACGCCTGCCAGCAGCACATGCTCGCCGCCGCCAGGGCGCACACCGACCGCGTGGTGCTCGAGGCCTTCATCGAGGGCATCCACGAGTGCCAGGACCCGTACATCGCCTCCATCCTCGGCAAGGTCTGCGACCTGTACGCGCTGGCCACCATCGAGGAGAACCGCGGCTGGTACATGGAGCACGAGCGCTTCGACGGCGCCCGCTCCAAGGCCGTCACCGAGGCCGTGGACGCCCTGTGCCTCGACCTGCGGGGCAAGGCGCTGGAGCTCGTCGAGGGCCTGGGCGTCGAGGAGGGCTGGCTCAACGCCGCGATCCTCGACTGA
- a CDS encoding TetR/AcrR family transcriptional regulator: MTTSVDGRTTRWAEHNAQRRRELVEATLRAIRRKGHGIGMDDLAADAGTSKTVFYRHFGDRAGLYAAVVESVQEFILGNLTGHLASELPPDRLVAQLADAYLAVVEADGEIYRFVSNRPGDSPDPVLGITNRIGDEVSAAFRRWLEAEGLDPDPANIWGHGAVGYIWAVADRWILTDLRRPRAEVVAYVNQFFVPAFAAQTRKSA; encoded by the coding sequence ATGACAACTTCCGTGGACGGCCGCACCACGCGCTGGGCGGAGCACAACGCCCAGCGTCGGCGCGAGCTCGTCGAGGCCACCCTGCGCGCCATCCGGCGCAAGGGGCACGGCATCGGCATGGACGACCTGGCGGCCGACGCCGGGACGTCCAAGACGGTGTTCTACCGGCACTTCGGCGACCGCGCCGGGCTGTACGCGGCGGTGGTCGAGTCCGTGCAGGAGTTCATCCTGGGCAACCTGACCGGCCACCTGGCGTCCGAGCTACCCCCTGACCGGTTGGTGGCCCAACTCGCGGACGCCTACCTCGCCGTCGTCGAGGCCGACGGCGAGATCTACCGGTTCGTGTCCAACCGGCCGGGTGACTCGCCCGACCCGGTCCTGGGCATCACCAACCGGATCGGCGACGAGGTGTCGGCGGCCTTCCGCCGGTGGCTCGAGGCCGAGGGGCTCGACCCCGATCCCGCCAACATCTGGGGCCATGGCGCCGTCGGCTACATCTGGGCCGTCGCCGACCGGTGGATCCTCACCGACCTGCGGCGTCCGCGCGCCGAGGTCGTCGCCTACGTCAACCAGTTCTTCGTACCCGCGTTCGCCGCACAGACAAGGAAGTCCGCATGA